In Dysidea avara chromosome 6, odDysAvar1.4, whole genome shotgun sequence, the genomic stretch GTTTAATCCCTAAACTAGTCatggggtatagactgaagtggAGATTTAATGTCCACTGTGAATTATACACTGTTACAGTATCTTTAGGTGTATAGGTGACTTCTCTTCTTTCTATTTCTATTAAAATTCCTGAACTTGTTTACACTTTCATATGGAAGATTTCTTTTCGAATGTATTGCTATTTCAGTCTTTGAGGTCCCTGCTATTTATTCAGCTGGGCATTGGGAAAGGAGTTTATATTTACGTACATGTATAGTAAATATGTTTGCCATCAGATATGTGTTACACCTGTATTTTTTAATTGTCTCAAGGTTACCAAAAGCTTACCTGTTCAGAAGGTTAACAGAACGCACTTTTCTCATTCACATGCAGGCACATGGGCTGTGTATACACCCAAATtgatttcaggaaaccaggcacACTTTCAGCCTGTGCTATATATTGCACCGAAGTTTAGTGAACTTTTATATTTGGTACCAAATCTTGATACTTCAGTTGTCATAAAACTATGATAAGGAGATCTTATTATAGACTAGCTTTGTAGACTGTACAACTTAACTGCATTATACTTCATTTAATGCTATGATCATTATAttctttctttgatgtggttaatGTGCCAAGTCCAGCCTCATACAGTAGCTCAGTTAAGTTAACTAGCAAGCCTATAAATATTTGTCAAGGTAATCACACATTGTGTGTATGAAGTGTATAATGGTGATGGTGTTTACTTGCTAGTATCATTACAGGAACACAGAACTCCTTTCCATGATGCAGTTGATCAAATGGAAGTTGATGTAGTGAAGTATTTAGTGGAGGAGCTCCAAATGGATATCAGCAAATTTGATGAGGTATATATTATTCTGATGTGATGTGTGATTTTGAATGTATAgacactatatgtgactgaatttgacaaaaccaggcttcgacacacaaagcttcgttaggaggtatggcgattttaagtaatcattgtgtaataacttcccagtgcctacagctgtgcaaacaaaatttgcacctattattcatctatttactagctatcactgagtgggtgtatacatttctgatacccaaaatttgccctgttttgggcagctttattcaagcgggtaataatatcacaggtggtagtagtagggtgggagggtggtgggtgggcttaatatagggaatataggggtataaaatgaagtaagaagacgattggaatccagaggccaagtttgggctctccatggccctccatggtcctcaaatcactccaaattgactgagaacactattggtgagctctctgtgaagtcccagcccactacacaccattatcacaaagccatggccatttaatggtgccaatctcccactcgtggctttgacagggttggaagaaagctgctacagaaaccagacttgccagtcctgaaggaagtacagtgtggaatataatagtgtattagaccagcaatccatttctggtaaaaacgtaagtttgattttgtgtgtgtggaagccttgttatatgaaatccagtcacatatagacaATTTTGTTACATATGTTTAGGGCTCCATACGTATATATTATTCaaaagaattttctactgatttgatgccttcagacaagtacatacaatgtatgaaTTCCTTTGTCCTCCCTTTCTTAATTCTTGCTGACatcacaaggtgttgattcatagtatatagctagcatgTGATAATTTCCCTATGTTTGTACTGTTGATTTCTTCTCCCTTTGAACAGTTCCGTCCCTGTTAAAAGTTTCGCATTACATCTGAGGTGTTACAATGACTTCTTGTGAGTGGTAGTGACCAATCCATAAAACTTCTTAACTTTGTAAACCACCACATAATACTTGTGGCATGGACAAAAGTGTTCAAACGGAACTGAGATCAAcagtaatggaaattgtccatatttccatagtgactggattgattgcagagggctCAATATGTaaaatgttcttcatttgtaatgttgtgtaatgggctgagcatagctgaaaacaaaccgtaatggctacttcactttttcagtaattgatagctggggggtgtgttcagatgaaaatattatataagtatggtgccattctttcttttgatgcaggtTCACCAGTTGTAATAGTGTTACAAAAGAGTAAACAATCAAATAGAAGGGAAAATCAGGAGTTCGATTAAGGATTATAGCCATaagaagtagggaaacaagggaggtcgcctacacctatagatatactagtggacatttaatccctaattcagtctatttaaattcctaatttatCCTTCTACTTGTGTGTATATAAGGCAGCATagaatcaagagttcataactttattatgaactcttaataGAATTACTGAGTATTTCTCTATCTTGGAGTACTTACCTTAAAGATATTAATGCTTTATTCTGCATTACTAATATATAGGAATACCAAATAAAAATTGAGGAGATGTTGAAGGAAGCATCTACAGAGAGTCACACTGCATCATCTGATACACAAGGTACTGTTAATGCCATGTATCTGTCAATGAGCCGGTATTAATAATGGTACAGTAATTGGATCGCAGCAATGAGCCTCAAACTGATGTGAATTCTAAAACTGATAATAAGAAAACTTTTGCTGTTTAAGTTCATAAATCATATGGTGATGATTTAAGGACCTCATCAGTTTGGGATTCATTGCAATAACTACTAGTTCGTTATGTGTCTCTATTGCCTACCTATGAATGATCCACTCTTTTGTTAATTTTGTATCATAGCTGCTATTTTCCATAGGGTTATCAAGCTAGACTGACTTCACAGACACTTTAAACTAATCATGATCGGTGGTAACTGGTAGTATTATTACCTTTTTGTGGTGTCCACATTCATACCGTATTGTGAAGTATTCATGTAATGTTATAATTTTATATGAGTGAACAATAAGCATGTATGTTACGACATTGGCCATGTCACTAAGATTAATATTTGTCAAGAGAAAGGGAGAGTGTTAGAGAGAGTCAAATCAGGTATTAACATGATTCCCATTGTATcatacttttaaaatgtaatgAAATATTAACAGTATAATATCTACAAATGGTACCTTCTGGAGCATATGTGGAACCAGGATTTTTCAACCAAGGTTTTAGTCAGCTTACAGTACCAATGCAGGTGTCTAGAGGTGCTGCCCCTAGCTACAGATCATGCATCATGGTTATTGTTACTATATAGAACATTTCAAGGAGGCTTTTAAGagcacagtgctatatacaccaTCAGGACTAATAAACAAAGAATCACGTTTTAAAAGTCAAACACTGATGTCAGACATGTCACCAGTAGCGGTGTGAATATAGTTCACACTTGCACGGATTTCATCAGCAAGATATATAAACAACAATCTAACCACCCAATACTTCAAAGCAAATAAAGTGATTGTAAGTATAACTGCTGTTGATATATGAGTCAGTACAATTATtctgaggtactctaataaggTAGTCACCTATTTTCATACTTAAGACAATGCCATtttaaaactctaatagagcagtcttttgTTTTTAACTTTAAAATGTTAGGTATTAAATAGCTGGTAATGATTTAATTTTGTAAGTCCTGTGTGTTGTGGCATTGAGAACAGTCAGGGTGTTATATTTCAAAGTCTAGACTACACAATGTACTGCATGCTTGTTCTACCTTAATGACATGCAGATACTTGTAAATGAGAAATTTGATTAGTAGAAATAAACCCATTACACCTACACAATAAAAAGTTTAGAGGAAGTGCTTCAGCACCTCACCCTTGCTTAGCACTATTACATAGAACTACAAAACTCGATGTAAAATCTGCCCATGGGTTTGTAATTGTAACACCAACTAACTTTTGTTTGAGATAGATAAATTGAAGCAGGTAGCCTATGCAATAATGTCTCCTTTtcaactgtataattattgatATGATGTTATAATGTATACGTATGCATGCCTATATCTATAAATTAAAATCTTGACAATGAAAATAGCTTAATGGGCAGTTCCAGATATTCTCTACCTTAAATCTTCCTCCACTGGATGTCTGGAGTAATTTTAAGTATAATAAGGTTTAATTGACAGTAGACAATACACTTATTGACATACCAGATGTGCATACACTTATAGAGTTAAATACAAAGGTTGTGCAATATAACCTGGTTAGCTACCGAGTGCCTAATTTCGTGTTCCATATTATAATTGTCCAAGTTTCCTGTTCTTATAGATGCTGTTAGTGTTCCTGACTGCATTGAACTACTACCCTTTTTTGCAGCTCTATACCACTGTGCACTGTTCGATCACGACAATGGATCAAATTTTTCCCTATGTGAATATGTAGCTCATATAACATATACTGTAATAACCATAACTTTGGAACAGAATAAGTCGTGAATTTGCGACAAGTGTTTTTTAGGTATATAAATTAAAGATCTTCAATCTGACTGTTGCAAAGGTCACATTTTTGGACATACATGTACTGCTGAACTGCAAAGGATATCAGAGGTAAAATCTGTGATGACTCCGAGTCCATGCACCTCTCTGTAATCAGGTAAACTAACTATGTGGAAAGCTTATATCACAAAGTGTATAATTTTTCTGTTGTGCTACTTAGTCAACTTTTTAAATTTTCTCTTCTACAGTTCACCGATAATGTGATAGTTTAAAATTGCTTCAAAACTAATAGTAAGGTAACTTAGCAAATTAGGGTGGATAAAGCACCACAATTACTGGTACAAGTTCTTTATAGTGTACTTACCAAAAAACGGCCATTAAGTAGCCCCAGTATATATGGTATATCATACACTTGAATATGGAGTGAATGCATTTAGTTTTCCTATTTTAACTGAATATTACAGTGATATTACGGTTGGCAATATGTATAAACTTGTCAATGAATCAGCAAATGGTACTGTAAGTTAACTTTTGCACGTGTGCAATTTGAGTAGTTTTCTAATGTTAACAGTCATTACCAAACTGCATGGGCTATAGCTTGAGCCAATTAACTAGTCTAAATGCCTGTTGATCAAAGTGCGGTACCGGTTGTGAACATGTTCAGTAGTAAACTAGTTTACATTGAGTACTGAAGTAACCACATGAACAATTCAGTCTGTTTTCTGCTTTGCATTTCAAGTACCACCATCATATAACCAGGTACATAAATTTGTTTGCATGCAGCTGAGTGTAAGCATCTTTTTGAATCTTGAGTTGTCTTGTACACTGTCTATTCATGTGACATTCTACCACTTCATATGGTGGTAAAATTACATTCTGTGTAGTCATAACAGGGGACCAACTCCAGGAACTTAAAATCAATTACAACACTACCCATGACATGCAGTAACTGAATGTACCCTcaaaaacttaaaaaaaaatgcTTACGAACTACACCTCTCAGCATGATAGGTTTCTAGATCATTATGTCACATACAAATGTTAGTTGGAAGTACACCAAAGATGTAAACTATTACAATATTTACACTATACTGAGCTGCAATGAAATCGTCATGGTCCCTGCAAGCTTAAGGGCAAACAGTTCAAAAATTAAACTTACTGTACACTGCACAAGCAATTTAAGAGAGGCCAAAGGAAGCGCTGCTTTCCTTACCCCTATACCGGCTCTTAACATGCAGCAAGCCAGAGAGTGGGGTAGGGTAACTTTGGAAATGAAATTACATAATGAAGTTTGAATACTACAGCAGATgtggatgccattctggggtcTGAATATTTTAGATTATAGAAGGTTTGTTACAGCATTTTGGACTGTTCTTACAGTGTTTTCGCAGATAAACtattagctacagcttataaGGAGATATATacaattctattagagtatttacatttTTTGTTACAAGCAGTGACCAGTAGTCTCGTCAACATAGACTGTATTTTTCAACAAAGACTGTATTTCGACTAAATGACAAAACAAAAAATACAGTCTGTGTTGATGAGACTAGTAATAATAGAGGGGGCTTCTAAAAGTGGTCCAAATGCTTCAACAAACCTTCAGAAAAAGTGTTTGTATCTGCTTCGTAATGATTTGATGCTAAGCTACCCTACGACAAATCTTGGAACTACaggtatatatactgtacaattcTTTTTATTTCCTCCTTTTAATATTGGTCAAATGTTATAACCCAATGATGTGCGATTATGCAACTAAACGTTGTTCCAGGTGTTAAGGTTTGTATAACAGGTAGAAAAGCAGCATACTGCACTGATAACACTTGTAAGAGCCCTGGGACACACCAGTATGGACGTGCATGTACAATCCCTCCATGTGACTATTTCCTTAAAATTGCTTCCGGATTCAATCTTGATATACCTTGGGGGAACCAGATATCCTTAACTGGAGTAGCCATACAGGCTGGATGAGTACTCCCATCAGCTCTCTCCACTAATACTTTACCACACAAGCCCTACACAACTACTTGGACATTTTGAATTGCAAAGCATAAAATACATCAAAACACAACAGACAAATATCTGTAGTATATTAGTCACGTGAATCAAATGCTTTCCTTCCATCTCACCCAAAAAGTTTATTTTAGCCATGTCCCAAAAAATTGTCCACTGTTAACAATGGTCAAATGCTGTAAGTCACAGGTTAAAGCAACTCAAGGTTTTGACCATATGCATGGTTGCAGATGTACATACAGTCCATGTCTACACATTACACTCCATTATAACATATATAGATTGATAGACAAGTACCTGGACTGGCATCTCACATGAGCCCAATGACTCACATTAAAACATACAATCGATGGATCAGCATCCCTTCAAATAGTGAAATATGCTACTCAAATCCTTTCTGTAACATTTCAATGTGAAAGTGTTTATTCACTTCTTGGTATAGCTATCATCCAGGCAGGTTGATGGGTTAGGCTGAGCTGGGCAAAATGTTTTGGCACCATCATAGAGGCATAGATATACTAGTATATCTATGATAGAGGTATATCCATTAATGGAGAAACCAAACTTATAGCACACAGTAAAATGATTGTTAAAAGGAGCCACAAGAGTAGAACATCTTCTGTGTGATAAATTTACTTTCAgtaacaataatccaggcacaaataaacataattatgatCCTATAGCAGGTACTAGTCAGTATATCTATGATCATGTATTGCAGGAATTGTGGCACCATATATTCCCTACCAAACTTGATAAATAAACAGTACAGTGACATGATGGGATTCGTGCATCACAAGATTTGTAGCTAACAAATTATCTCCATAACACACCTCAGTATCCGTACAACAGTGTGTACAAACTGAACACATTGGTCTGTATATGTGCTTTAAAGTTGCCTCAGGGAATAAGCATTCCTACCTCTGCTACCACAACTTTTATGGTCAGATGTCGAGGCGCGAACAGTATTCTCTAAATAAAGCTCACGGTGAGCACTAATTGGAACTTGGTTGTAATGAGTTTATTTTCTGGTAAGCGCAATAAAGGCAGGAATTTCAGAAGGAGACGAGCGGACGATAACGATGAAGATGAACACAATACGAACACCACTACTGCTACACCCTCCTTGAAACCTTCCAAGACTACCGGCTCGACATCAGCACGACAAAAGTCGTCTAGTTTACTGAGTTTTGATAACGAAGAGGACGACGCTACTGAAGTTTTTAAAGTAAAGAAACTTAGTCGCCATAAGAAACCACCACCGCCTGCTGCAGCGCCTAAACCTGAGCCTAAAGCAGTAATCACTCACGTGGCTACCATTAATCATGTAATTGAAGAGGAAACTAATGGAGCAGGGATGGGACCACATGGGAGTAGTGATGAAGAAGTGACAATGGCGGGAGATGAGGCAGAAGAAAGTGACGAGGAAGATGCTAGAGCTGAACTGGCCAGGCAGATCCGCACAGGAGCAATCCCGGATGCCATTACTATCCATGCTGCTCGCAAGCAGCGAGAAATGGCTCGACAACTAGGTGGTGACTATCTACCCCTGGATGATACCCAGTGCTTCACTGCTAATAACTCAAGACTTGTTcgtgatgatgacaatgataaAAGTGGCTCAGATGATGAGAGAGACAAAGATATTGGATTCTCTAAAGGGACAGGTGTTACTAAACAACAACAAGTGCTGGAAGCTCTTGAAACAGTTGCTGAAAGTGGAGAATCTGATGAGGAGATGAGAAAATGGGAAGAAGAACAGATTAACAAAGGTGCTAATATTATTCAAGCCACTCAACAGCCACCAACAGTTAATAATGTACCAACTGGGGATCAGGGTTTTGGAGTTGGAACGGGAGCATATCCTTACATCGAAGCACAATCTCAATTCCCATACCAGGAGTATACTAACTGGCAACAACAACAGGCCACTGGTAATACTACCCAACTACCAGATAAACTCAACCCATTGACCATAGCCACTGTTAAGGGGAAACTCCAGTGTAGACTAGATGAGTTAAGGGAGACTAATTCTGGCCATCGACAAAACTTTGGCAGGATGAAGGAGATGAAAGGAGCAGCTGTAGATGATATTGATAATGTACAACAACGAGCTGGTGATGTCACTAGTGAGTACCAGTTCTTTCAAGAGATGAAGTTGTACCTTGAGGACTTGTTGGGATGTCTTGCTGAAAAGGTTATTGtgaagtttgtgtgtgtgtgtgtgtgtgcatgcgtgcgtccATGCATGCAtccgtgcgtgtgtgtgtgcatccgtgcatgggtgtgtgtgtgcatccGTGCATGGGTGGGTGTGTCTGTAGGTATGCGactgtgcttgtgtgtgtgtatgaggcACATGgacctggtaatcaaaaggtttcaGGTTCAATGCTCAGTAATgcagttgctgttgtttccttgagcacgAAACTTTTATTCAAATTGCTATAGTCATTAAGTTGGGACCTGGTGGCCTAGTGTCAATTGGGGCAAATTCCCATgtaactgtccttgtcttgttTAGCAGTAAATGGGATTGTTATTGAACTTTGTGTTCGGCATCCTCTATCCATGAGACTTGACTCCCCTTGTGCAGATTGGTATAGTCACTGTCCCAAGAGGATTTGCCTGTACAGACTTGAGCGTCTGAGTGGTGTCCAATACTGATTTGCTGGATGGCATTAGCTGTGTTTTACACCGTGTGTGttcgtgcgtgtgtgtgtgtgtgcagacATTGATAGTAACAAATTCTTACTTAAGTATCATATTCACCTCCCTTCAGCTTCCACTGATCAATACACTACACAATAAGGTATTGGAGACTAGACGACTCAGAGCAGAGAGGCTTGTTGTTCGTAGACAACAAGATATTCAAGATGAACTTGATGAGTGTAAAGGTGAGTATATATAGCTTATGTGAGAGCTTTGGTaatagaccacctcattatagtgaccatgtcaagtaggtcccaaacatagctaaggtgacttcatgacctcattaatgaGACCACCTTGCTATTCTTTAAATACAGTTTGCTTTAGTTTTTTCATAGTGTATTCTTTGTACATGTTTAATTTAATTCTGGCAGCTTTCCTCACAAAATCAGTAGTACCTGatgaatcaaagaaggcacaaTTGCGGCGACATCGACAAGTGGAACGGCAGGCAAGGAGACGCAGACGGAGGGATGCCCGCCAAAAGGAGGGAATTTCCCCAGAACAGCACCAGGAGGGAATGTCATCAGATGATGAAGAAATAGAAAGTGATAAGCAAAGTTTTGTACAGGAGATaggttagtgtgtgtgtgtcactgtggcAGCATGTATACAGGTATGGTGTACCATCTGGTTTCCAGTCCAGGCTTGATGCTTCGTGGTGCCCAGTTGTTGtatccttgagcaagaaactttactcacattgctcctgTCTATTCAGAGCTCTTTTTAATgaggacctggtggcctggggAACATCTGTCCTTGCTGTGTTggggatgttgtggaacttcaggttccatAGCAACTACCCTTGATACCTGAACAGTCCTCCTTCGGGTTACTAGTGGTACCCCAGTAGGATTTACCTGCATAGTTTCAAGTGCTTGAGTGGTACACAGGCAGCCCACTGGGTGACAATGATGGTGTGTTCCACACACCTGTCAAAGatatttgctttgtgtgtgtagtgaggaagtggctagagcattggcctggtaatcgaaaggttccaggGTCTATGCCAAATGTTACTGGCATTGTTGTTATTTTGTTgagtaagaaactttactcacattgctccagctgtataatggggaACTGGTGGCCtgatgtcaactggggaagtagtccaCCCAGCTGACACATCAATGGTGTTttctggggaagcaaatgtctTCTGTCGCTAGCAGTGCTGGGATCATTGTGTAACTTTGGGTTTACAATCTCTATCCATGAGACCTGGAT encodes the following:
- the LOC136259151 gene encoding PAX3- and PAX7-binding protein 1-like; this encodes MSLFSGKRNKGRNFRRRRADDNDEDEHNTNTTTATPSLKPSKTTGSTSARQKSSSLLSFDNEEDDATEVFKVKKLSRHKKPPPPAAAPKPEPKAVITHVATINHVIEEETNGAGMGPHGSSDEEVTMAGDEAEESDEEDARAELARQIRTGAIPDAITIHAARKQREMARQLGGDYLPLDDTQCFTANNSRLVRDDDNDKSGSDDERDKDIGFSKGTGVTKQQQVLEALETVAESGESDEEMRKWEEEQINKGANIIQATQQPPTVNNVPTGDQGFGVGTGAYPYIEAQSQFPYQEYTNWQQQQATGNTTQLPDKLNPLTIATVKGKLQCRLDELRETNSGHRQNFGRMKEMKGAAVDDIDNVQQRAGDVTSEYQFFQEMKLYLEDLLGCLAEKLPLINTLHNKVLETRRLRAERLVVRRQQDIQDELDECKAFLTKSVVPDESKKAQLRRHRQVERQARRRRRRDARQKEGISPEQHQEGMSSDDEEIESDKQSFVQEIAQFSLEADNLFEDVVDEYASLSIIKSHLEKWKFQHSQTYQQAYVSLCLPKLFTPFVKLQLLTWNPLEVKAKELEEMGWFEILMFYGFREGFVSSEDDEDTQLIPSLVERVVLPLVTLLVEQAWDVTSTHQTRQLSQLVSRLMEDYPTVSMESGNTEVLLNAILSKLRKAVDDAFVPLYSKLQLENSSKHLEFFNRQFWSTIKLLANITYWTDTLSSQSLKQLTIDGLLNRHLLLSLNNSPTHLSLVDKADKIVSLLVPMGWHHTDPNCFTHLAKYLVKLSEQLGESVDFHKQTTRNVVQQIAELLKRIGATEHSELVIREHMLKVNR